A genomic segment from Klebsiella africana encodes:
- a CDS encoding DUF4123 domain-containing protein, whose amino-acid sequence MTRQWIEEVAGTCRAFGTDYLHVIIDQAGVDFSFIPALNSLSVEWQSLFHGLPEAFIVDDAPLVARFTLDDLEQMRWLQDISQQLAIQAPLLLFCTYWPFSALANWLTQCMDILQEGRSGILRFYDTRVFPLLFTHILSDEQQEPLMRPALFWAWQDLDGQAKGIKGSGLPPERDEKAPKIELSDRQLEHLMCISDVIVMLSHCAPPAGMFDSRQSLFSACYQGMVEATRQGLLLDDAREDWVMKKWLADVKTSERPSE is encoded by the coding sequence ATGACCAGACAATGGATTGAGGAGGTTGCCGGAACCTGTCGGGCTTTCGGAACGGATTATCTGCATGTCATTATCGATCAGGCGGGGGTGGATTTTTCCTTCATTCCGGCGCTGAATTCGCTGTCAGTTGAGTGGCAGTCGCTTTTTCATGGACTTCCGGAAGCATTTATTGTCGATGATGCACCGCTGGTGGCGCGCTTTACGCTTGATGATCTTGAGCAAATGCGCTGGTTACAGGATATCAGCCAGCAACTTGCCATCCAGGCGCCGCTGCTCCTGTTCTGCACATATTGGCCCTTTTCGGCGCTAGCGAACTGGCTCACGCAGTGTATGGATATTCTGCAGGAAGGGCGCAGCGGAATTTTACGCTTTTACGATACCCGGGTATTTCCGCTGTTGTTTACGCACATTCTCAGTGACGAGCAGCAAGAGCCATTGATGCGTCCGGCCCTGTTTTGGGCGTGGCAGGATCTTGACGGCCAGGCGAAAGGCATCAAGGGCAGTGGTCTCCCGCCGGAACGCGATGAAAAGGCGCCAAAAATAGAACTCAGCGATCGCCAGCTTGAGCATCTGATGTGTATCAGCGATGTCATCGTCATGTTGTCGCACTGTGCTCCGCCTGCGGGCATGTTTGACTCAAGACAGTCACTGTTTTCGGCCTGTTACCAGGGCATGGTGGAGGCGACACGCCAGGGTCTTCTTCTGGATGACGCTCGTGAAGACTGGGTAATGAAGAAGTGGCTTGCCGACGTAAAAACCAGTGAGAGACCTTCAGAATGA